One Helianthus annuus cultivar XRQ/B unplaced genomic scaffold, HanXRQr2.0-SUNRISE HanXRQChr00c001, whole genome shotgun sequence genomic window carries:
- the LOC110900658 gene encoding eukaryotic translation initiation factor 5B-like encodes MSDQWSPDSKEVPVLKIGDQEAQLYQAAFATFGGSMGVRPLRDDEESWYEQIRGNFMYPVADAFASPPTATAGVLRDLGIDPEDKKKKPLNKKKVVNLNPEVTSKGAGSSRATTVAAGKGTLRLRQSDLKDYVIISDSLEGLSRAAEKKTGAGGSKSSGSADSRNPDAGATPSIAAHEEEEEEEDAAEQLISRKRVRSETTTGVASASMVGAIPLVGKTSNLRSLYKFSPEIKKKTPEKGVTFTEPEPKRPKITIKSSQTVGVESAKDKNVAERDEAKAAEAQRKVEERRKKVEEEKKRKAEEDKRAEEAKRKKASDVEKETKQKKGYGKAYR; translated from the exons atgagtgaccagtggtcacctGACAGCAAGGAGGTGCCAGTCTTAAAGATTGGTGATCAAG AGGCGCAACTGTACCAAGCTGCCTTTGCTACTTTTGGAGGATCTATGGGCGTGCGCCCCCTTCGCGATGATGAGGAAAGCTGGTATGAGCAGATTAGGGGCAATTTCATGTACCCGGTTGCTGATGCATTTGCCTCGCCGCCTACTGCAACCGCAG gtgtgttgcgcgacctggggattgaccctGAAGACAAGAAGAAAAAACCTTTGAATAAGAAGAAGGTAGTCAACTTGAATCCGGAGGTGACTAGTAAGGGGGCTGGTAGTAGTCGCGCAACCACTGTTGCTGCTGgtaaaggtactcttcgccttcgacAGAGTGACTTAAAAGATTATGTGATAATTAGTGATTCACTTGAAGGCTTGTCCCGCGCAGCTGAGAAGAAGACTGGAGCAGGTGGTTCGAAAAGCTCCGGTAGCGCGGACTCTCGTAACCCTGATGCTGGTGCTACTCCTTCCATTGCCGCGcatgaagaagaggaggaagaagaggatGCTGCTGAACAGTTGATCAGCAGAAAAAGAGTTAGAAGCGAGACCACAACTGGTGTGGCTTCCGCGTCGATGGTTGGTGCGATTCCCTTGGTTGGGAAAACGAGCAACTTGCGTTCTCTCTATAAATTCTCTCCTG agatcaagaagaagacccctgagaagggGGTTACATTTACCGAGCCAGAGCCGAAGAGGCCAAAGATTACCATTAAATCTTCCCAGACTGTTGGGGTTGAGTCTGCTAAGGACAAAAATGTTGCTGAGAGGGATGAGGCGAAGGCTGCTGAGGCGCAGAGAAAAGTTGAGGAGCGTCGGAAGAAAGTTGAGGAAGAGAAGAAGAGAAAAGCTGAGGAAGATAAGAGGGCTGAAGAGGCGAAGAGGAAGAAAGCCTCTGATGTGGAGAAGGAGACAAAGCAGAAAAAAGGCTATGGAAAAGCCTATCGATGA